DNA from Corynebacterium aurimucosum ATCC 700975:
CTTACCCAGCGCTGCACCGTCGATGGGGTGCGCCCGCACATTTTCGCAACTTGATAGGCGCTCACATCGTAGGACATGGCATCCTGCACCCACTCAGAGCGGGCATCTTTCAGCTCTGCGGTAATCGTCTCTAGCTCGCGGATTTGGTCATCTGCCCATTTGATTTGCGCCATGTACACGGCCTCGTTGTACCCATCTTTCCCAGCACGCGCCATCTCTAGCGGCTTCGCAAACAGGGTTTCCACCCAGGCACGCTGGCCGGGGGCAAGCTCTCCCGTGGCCTTTTCGTAATCGTCTTCCGACGCGGCCAGGCCCTTACGGGCGGATTCGAGGGCGACCCGGTTGCCGGTCGTGCGCTCGGCTCTGACCGTCTTGGTGGCCATGCCAATGAGTGTGATTTTCGTGCCGATGCGGTTGAGTGTGTCGGGGCTAATGATTTGCATGGGTGGGGTTCCTTTCTAGTTGTCGCCTTTGAGGGCGGAGATGTAGGTGGATGCGTCGCGGCGGGTCATGTTGGCGACTTCTTTGAGGGTGGTGGGGCCAGCGCTGAACCAGGTGGTGTTCTGGCCGCCGTGCTGTGCGAGCAGGCTCATGATGTAGTCCACCTGGCGGTCGGTGGCGAGTGGGCCGCGTGTCTCTTCTTTTTCTGCTACCTCTTCATTGGTGGTCTTAACTTCTGCTTGCGCTTCGGCTTCGCGCTTGGCGGCGAGTTCGGCGCGCAGCTTTTCAAGTTCAGCCTGTCGCTTGTCGCAGAGCGTGATGGCTTTCTCGACGGATTCAACGTTGCGGAATTCTTCACGCCCGGTGTTGCGGCTGACCACTGCGGTTTCGTAGACGCGCTTACCGTTGACGAATCCGGTTTGGGTGACCACCTGGTAGTCCTCGGTGGTGTAGTGGGTTTCGTGGGTGCGCATCTGGCGTGCCATGGTGGGTTCCTTTGCTTTGCTGTTCCTTGCTTACATACCCATTATGACGCACCGCGTACTAATACGCAAGACGTACTAAAATAGGGGGTATAAAACGGGGGTAGCGCGGGCCACAGGCAGTCTGCCGTTGCGCGGCGGAAGCGCATGAAGTAGGCTCATGTGTGCTCCCCGCATTTGCGGGGGTGAGCCGTTGTCGATGTTCAATACATCGCACTGTAGCTCTATTTCCCTGTGTTAGCAGGGGTGAGCCGTTGCTGATGCTCAACACGTCATGCAGATTGCTCTTATTCCCCGCGTTAGCGGGGATTTTTTAATGCCTAAAACGCAGAAAATGACCCCACCCGCGTGGGGTGAGGGTCAAAATTCAAAGGCTTTCACAAGCCTAGTCAGCGCCGGGATACGTCGAAAGCTTCCACTCTGGGTACGTCATCATCGGCGGCGGCGGGAGGGTAATGTCACGCTCCACGGCCCAGAATTGGAGCTTGCGCCAGTACCCAGCAACATAAAGCTGGTACTCGTGGTGCGACTTGTCCTTGGCGCGTAGCTCCCCCACCTCCTCGTCGAGGCGCTGAATCGTCTCCTCCATACGGTCAAGACGGCGCGCATCACTGGCCTCATCGGCGGCGATTGCGGCCTGCTTGTGCCTGGTGAGCGCCTTGGAGGCTGCGCCTATGATGCCGCCGTAATTCTCTGCTGCCTTGGAGAATAGGCCACTCACGAAGGCGAGGATAATCGCGATGGAGAGGAAGAAACCCAACGGGTTCTTGGAGCCGGATAGGAATGTGAGTATTTCGTCAATCTGCACTATGCTCCTTCCGGTTTTTAGCGACTGCCATGCGGACGGTTAAGGCCCAGGCGATGACTCCCCAGATGAACGCGGCACTGAGGTACAGGGTGAGATAGCGCCAGTCGTCTATCGTGTCGTCCGCGTAGACGTTGTCCACGACCATGAGGGCGAAGGCGATGTAGATAGCCGCCGACAGCATTGCGCCCGAGCGCACGACGTTATCCCGCTTGGTGACCAGCCCCGCCGTGATGACCAGGGCGGCGACGACACACGCCAGCCCCCAGGCGAAGGCGGGGCCAATACTGTCTATCTCGAAGACACCGGTGCCGGGCCTGCTGTCACCGAAGAGGTAGTCGAGGCCGCGTGACGCCTCTTGGAAGGCGAGCGCGGCGATAATAAGCCGTAGGGTGCGGGTCACGGCTACTCCGCCGCTGTGGTCGGCCCTGTGTACACCGGCAGGGTGGGCGGTGCCTGCTCCGCTTGGGTGGCCTCCGCCTGCTCCGCCAATCGCGGCGCCATGGACGGGGTGACACCATCGACGGTGAGGCGGTTGACGAGTGTGGTGACGAAGAAACCGATACCACCTACGAGAAGTGCCGTCCATTCCGGGGCGTCCGCCAAGTACACGGGGGCAACACCCGCCACCCACGCCAGTGCTTGCAGCACGAGCATGATGGTGCCTTTGTAGCGTAGCCACCACGGCTGCGCCACCAGCTCAGCGGCAACGGCCTCCGCAACCTGCTCCCCCACCGTCGTGAAGATTGGGTTCTTGTAATGCTTTCCCATTTACTTCTTCCTCCGCTTCAATTCGTCTAGGTCTGCCTGAATCTGCGCGAGCTGGCAGCGGATTGCTGCAAGTGCATCAACCGGGGTGAGGTTGCGGCCTTGGCTATCCTGCCCTAATTGAGGCCAACCCTTACCCGACGGGCCACGCAATTGCCGCCAGATTTCCTGAATCGCATCAAACTGTGGGGTGAAAAACCCACTAATGAATGCGCGGGTGTGCGCGTTTACTTGTTCTACAGCGTTCATGGTGACGCTACTCCCTCCAGTGTTCTTGGCCGGTTGCTTTGGTGTAGTCTTGCCGGTCATTTGGTCGTACCAGTGCTGAGCGCGACGAATATACGCATCGTGGTACTTATGGCCGGGGCGTAGGTGATACGGGCACGCGGTGGAACCACCAGACTCCGCACTGTGGAACCTGACGTTCTTACCGGACACGGGCCTGCCTAGTTTGTAGTAGCGACACAGAGCGGCTACTAGGTGCGCGCCTGCCTCGCGGGTGGCTTCACTGATAGGCCAATCCTGGTCAGGTCCACCACTATTAGAGTGCTCGATACTGATGGAGCGCTGGTTTGAGTACAAGTTCGCGTTCGACCATGCGGTGTCGGAATCGTTGACGGCTTGGCCAATCATCCCGGTTGGGGAGATGGCGTAGTGGGCACTAGCGGCCCGGTCTTGCCAGACTCTTACGCAGTCGTCAATGTCGCCAATCATGGCCATGTGGTGCAGAGTAACGAACTCGATTTTCGCCCCGCCCCTGCCTGGTGTGTAGTGCTTTCTGAGCAGGTTGTATTTATCCGGCTCGACGTTCATCCAATCCATGGATCCCTCCTTTGGGCAAAAATTTAGCGCCCCGTGGGGCGCGGTCGGTTTCTTTATGGGTGTACGGTGCTCGGCACTGATGACATCAACCCATCCGCCCCTTTATCAAGGGCCACCCGGGCCTGCGACGCGGAGGTGATGATGTGCGCAATCGTCGGCTTACCTGCCGCTTTCAGCCGGTCCCAGCCTGCCTGTGTGGCGTTCCATTCCAGGCCGAGGATGTCCCAGCGTGACAGGTCCGCTGCGTCTAGCTCGTTCTCGTACACCATGCACATGACGGTGTAGCCCCTAGCTTTGGCGCGCTCGGCGCTATCAGAGCCAGAGAAAAGCTTCCAGATGACACGCTCAGTAGGGTCGTCGAAAAGCTCCTCTAGCTTCTTAAAGAGCGCTTCCTCCGAGGCTAGGTCGTCCGGGTTCGTGTTAATGCCCGCCGAGGTGGTCTTGTGGTCCAGGGCCAGCACCGTCCCCTCCGGCATCATCTCTACGACCTCTTCTAGCCGCATAAACGGCCCGGTCTCCTGCTTTAAGGTTTTGATAGTGGCCCAGTCGGTGTTCCAGATTTCGTGCTTTACGCCGGTAGTGCGCTTCGTAGTCCAGTCATGCGAGCCGATGTACACGCCGTCCTTGGTGCGGTAGGTGGAGAACTCGTAGCAGCGGAACCCGGCATCAATCGACGCTTGTAGGCCTACCTTGGTCATCTCTGGGTATTCGGTGCCGCCGAAGCGGTGCGCCATGTAAAACGGGCGGGTCTTTAGGAAGCCCTTAACACCAGGCTCCGCCACAGGGTTAGGGTTAGGTGTATCGCCCTGCGAGTCGTCGCCTACCTGACCCAACACCATGGGAATATCCCCGCCCTGGGTACGCCGCCATAATTGCATCTCACGGTCCCCGCCCGGGGTACGCATCATGACCTTAAGCACGGCACACCACCTGTACGCCAGACCCGTTCGACGCCTGGGGGTTCGGGTAGGTGACTAGCATGTCGCCAGGCCCGCCCTTCGCCACCACAACGGTCTGCGGGTTCGCATCCTGCTCGGTGACGTGAATCTTCTCCCAGCCGGGGGAAATACTAATCT
Protein-coding regions in this window:
- a CDS encoding glycerophosphodiester phosphodiesterase translates to MLKVMMRTPGGDREMQLWRRTQGGDIPMVLGQVGDDSQGDTPNPNPVAEPGVKGFLKTRPFYMAHRFGGTEYPEMTKVGLQASIDAGFRCYEFSTYRTKDGVYIGSHDWTTKRTTGVKHEIWNTDWATIKTLKQETGPFMRLEEVVEMMPEGTVLALDHKTTSAGINTNPDDLASEEALFKKLEELFDDPTERVIWKLFSGSDSAERAKARGYTVMCMVYENELDAADLSRWDILGLEWNATQAGWDRLKAAGKPTIAHIITSASQARVALDKGADGLMSSVPSTVHP
- a CDS encoding peptidoglycan recognition protein family protein is translated as MDWMNVEPDKYNLLRKHYTPGRGGAKIEFVTLHHMAMIGDIDDCVRVWQDRAASAHYAISPTGMIGQAVNDSDTAWSNANLYSNQRSISIEHSNSGGPDQDWPISEATREAGAHLVAALCRYYKLGRPVSGKNVRFHSAESGGSTACPYHLRPGHKYHDAYIRRAQHWYDQMTGKTTPKQPAKNTGGSSVTMNAVEQVNAHTRAFISGFFTPQFDAIQEIWRQLRGPSGKGWPQLGQDSQGRNLTPVDALAAIRCQLAQIQADLDELKRRKK